The Geomonas agri genome contains the following window.
TGGCGGCGGATTCGAACTGGTTGATCTTGCAGCCAAGGGTGGTAATGGCGATTCTTTTCATGCGGTAAAACGACCCCTAAAAGCGTTATTAACAGGGATAAAAGGGATAAAAGGGATGAAAGGGATGAAAGGAAATAAAGACAAAATCTTTCTTAACGCAAAGGCGTGGAGGCGCAAAGAAAAGATCTGAAACACCCAAGGCTTGGGGGCAAAATCTTTTGTTTGGTTTTATCCTTTGTATCCCTTTTATCCCTGTTAACGGTTTTTACCCGATTTTCTTTTTAAGTGCCTCGTGCTCGGCAGCGAGGGCGGCGTACTTTCTCTCCAATTCCCTGATCTGGTCGAACAGGCAGGAGATCGCCTTCGCTTCCGGGTCCGGCATCTTGCCGTGTTCGAGGTCCGGGCGGTCCTGCGGTTTCTCCGTCGCCATCACGACGCGTCCCGGGATGCCGACCACGGTCGAGTTGGGAGGGACTTCCTTGACCACGACGGAGTTGGAGCCGACCTTGCTGTCCTTGCCCACGGTGAAGGGCCCGAGGATCTTGGCACCCGAGCCGATGACCACGTTGTCCATCAGGGTAGGGTGGCGCTTCACCTTCTCCCAACTGACCCCACCCAGGGTGACCCCGTGGTACAGGGTAACGTTGTCGCCGATCTCGGCGGTCTCCCCGATGACCACACCCATGCCGTGGTCGATGAAGAAGCCCTTGCCGATGGTGGCGCCGGGGTGAATCTCGATGCCGGTGAAGAAGCGGCCGAGGTGGGAGGTGAAGCGCCCCAGGAAAAAGAGCTCGTGCTTCCAAAGCCAGTGTGCGACCCGGTGGAACCAGAGCGCGTGCAGGCCGGGATAACAGAAGATCACCTCCAGCACGCTTCTTGCTGCCGGATCCCTGTCAAACACCGCCTTAATGTCCGATTTCAGTCTTGCAAGCATCGGTACCCTCCCTGGCTCTTTGTACGTTACGAAACAAGCACTATCTGCTTCGCCTTTTTTTCGTAACATACCACACTGATTACGTCAATAATTAACTGCCGGGGCCGCCTCACGCCCGTTCGCTGTGCTCACTCAAGACGCAAAGACGCAAAGTAAACCTGAAATCAACGTCATTTAACAGGGATAAAAGGGATGAAGGGGATAACACCTGAAACCAAAAGATTTTAGGTTAAACCAAAAGTCTCGTAGTTTTGGCCTGGCTTTGCGCCTTTGCGTCTTTGCGTGAGCAAAGGTTTTTATGCCCTTACCCCCTTTATCCCTGTTTGAATGATGTTAGCAGGTCCAGCGACTCCGACAGCGGGTCTCCCGCACCCTCCACCCAGTGGATCACCGTGCCATGGGTTTGCATCCTCTTGAACCAGTTCTCCTGCTTCTTCGCGAAGTCGTGGATAGCGGCATTGAGCTTCTGGAACATGTCGTTCCTGGAAAGCTCGCCCTTAAGGTAGCGCGCGACGTACCGGTACTCCAGGCCGTAGAACTCGAACCTGTCCCAGCCGGTGCCGGCATCGTGCAGCCGCTGCACCTCTTCAATCATCCCCGCCTCGAGCCGCTCCCTAAGCCTCTTGGTGATCCGCTCCCTGAGCTGTGCGCGCTCCCAGCGGATGCCGATGGTGAACGGTGTCATCTCCGGCCAGGGCTCTGCGTCCCCACCCTGGTACTCGGCGATTTCGATGGCGCGCACGAGGCGGCTCGGGTCGGTGAGGTCGGTGCTGTTGTGCAGTCCGGGATTGGCGCGGACCAGTCGCTCGGTGAGCTCCGCCATCGAGAGAGCGGCAAGCTCCTCCCTCAACCCCGGATCTTCCGGTACCTCCACTAGTCGATAGCCACGCAGGACGCAATCCAGGTACATACCACTGCCGCCAACCAGGACCGGCAGGCGGCCACGCTGCGAGATATCGGAGAAGGAATCGAGGAAAAGACGTTGGAACTGGAACAGGTTGAACTCGTGGCCGGGCGGGGCGACGTCGATCAGGTGGTAGGGGACCCCCTGGTACTCGTGCAGGTCCTTCCCGGTGCCGATGTCCATGCCGCGGAATACCTGGCGCGAATCGGCCGAGATGATCTCCCCCTGCAGCCGCTGGGCAAGCTGAACCCCCAGCCGGGTCTTGCCGGAGGCGGTGGCCCCCAGTATCACCAACAGGTTGGGGGGGGCGGGCGCCTTGCTGCCGCCCGTGACCATCAACGGACCAAGCCTTTTTTCAGAACATTGACTCCCTTGATGAGTTCAAGTGCGCGGGAAAGCTGGTTGTCCCTTTGCAGCAGTTCCTGCTCGCTCGGTTCCTTGCCGACGCCGTTGACCTTGGGCAGCAGGGGCGGGTGCCCGGGGGTGGGCGGTGCGGCCGGCTTCGTTGCCGGTACAGGCTTTGTTTCGGGCGCTCCCGGCGTGGTTTCCTGCGCTCCCTGCATGTGTCCATCGAGGTCCTGCTCCCGGATTTCCGGATCGGTTTCCTTTTTCGCCGCTACCGGTTTGGCGAAGTCCACGACGATGTCCGGGGTGATGCCCTTGGCCTGGATGGAGCGGCCACTGGGGGTGTAGTAAAGGGCGGTGGTGAGTTTCAGACCGTCGCCGTTATTGAGAGTCATGACGGATTGCACGCTCCCCTTACCGAAGCTCTGGGTGCCCATGATCACCGCACGCTTGTGATCCTGCAGCGCGCCCGCCACGATCTCGGAGGCGGAGGCAGAGCCACCGTTAATCAGTACCACCATGGGATACTTAGGTTCTTTCTCGCCAATGGTCGCCGTCAGGGTCTGCACCGATGCCGCGTCGCGTCCCTTGGTGGTGACGATGTCGCCGTTGCTGAGCCCTTCGCCTATGAACCGGTCCGCCACGCGGTAGGCCTGGTCCACCAGCCCGCCCGGGTTGTAACGCAGGTCCAGGATCAGCCCGGAGAGGGGAGCGCCGTTGTCGGCTGCCAGCGTTTTCAGTGCCTTGTCGAAGTCCTCTCCGGTCCGCTCCTGGAATTCAGCGATGCGGACGTAGCCGTAGCCGGGCTCCAAAAGACGGGCCTTGAGGCTCTTGGTCTTGATGATGGCGCGGGTCAGGCGGAAGGTAAGCGGTTTCGCCGCACCCTCCCGGACGATGGTGAGGGTGACCTGGGTCCCGGGGGTGCCGCGCATCCTGCTCACGCATTCGTTGATGGGGAGATCCTTGGTCGGCTTGCCGTCGATCTGGAAGATGTGGTCGCCGGCGAGTATCCCGGCCCGAAAGGCGGGAGTGTCCTCGATGGGAGCGTTCACCATCAGCTTGCCGTTACGCATGTCCAGCTCGATGCCGACACCACCGAAGGCGCCGGCCATGTGGACCTTCATCTCAGAGTATTCCGTGACCGGGAGGTAGGTGCTGTGCGGGTCGAGCGCGGCCAGCATCCCGTTGATGGCGCCGGTCATCAGTTTCTTGTCGTCGACCTTGTCGACATAGCTTTCCTTGACGATGTCGACTACCTCTTTGAACATGGAAATGTACTCCGCTTCACTTCTGCGGGCACGTTCTTCCTTGTCCAATAGCGGCGCGAGAAAGAAGATGGCGGAGAGGACGGCGGCGACAGCGGTTATGGCGAACGCTTTTTTCAACATCGGGGGAGCCTTTGACGCGAATCTGAAGGATTAATGTTTAACGTGCTAATGTAGTTTTTGCGCGTGTAGTTGTCAACCCATTTGCCCCAGCCGAGGCGTGCTCTGCGCACTGCCAAAACCGTTGACACTGCTGCCACTTTGTTGCATAACGCAGACGAAGTCTATTACGGAGGCATACGTGGACAACATCATCAAGCATTTCAAGGGGAAATTCATCACCGGCCTGTTCGTGGTGGTACCCCTGGGCATCACCATATTCATCCTGAAGTTCCTGTTCAACTTCGCCGACGGCATCCTGGGGAGCTACCTGGATTCGCTGCTGGCCGCGCTGATCAACGACCACTCTTATATTCCCGGCCTGGGGATGCTGACCGGCATGGTCGTGATCTACCTGTCCGGGGTCCTGGCGACCAACGTGATGGGGACCAGGATTCTCAGGTGGTGGGACGACCTGTTCTCCCGCATCCCCCTGGTGAAGTCGATCTACAACTCCAGCAAGCAGTTGACCCAGGTCTTCAAGGAGGGGAAGACCTCCTACCGCAGGGCCGTCTTCGTCGAGTGGCCGCGCACCGGCGTCCGCGCCGTCGGCTTCGTCACGGCCGAGGTGGAGCGCGACGGCGAGAAGCTGGTGGTTGTTTACGTTCCCACCATGCCCAATCCCACCTCAGGCTTTGCCCTTTTCTTCAGGGAGTCCGAAGTGTACGACTGCGGCATGACAGTGGAAGATGCGGTGAAGTTCGTGGTTTCAGGCGGCGTGGTGGTCCACTAGGGAGGTTCTCGTGAAGATAGTGGTGCTCGACGGTTACACGCTGAACCCCGGTGACAACTCCTGGGACGCGGTGGCCGCTTTCGGGGAACTGGTCGTTCACGACCGTACCCCCGAGGAACTGGTGCTGGAGCGCTGCCGCGGTGCGCAGATCGTGCTCACCAACAAGACCCGCCTTGGTGCCGCCACGCTGGCCCAGCTTCCGGAACTGCGGCTCATCTGCGTGCTGGCCACCGGCTACAACGTGGTCGATCTCGCAACGTCGGCGCAACTGGGAATCCCGGTAGTCAACGTCCCGGAGTACGGCAGCGACTCCGTGGCTCAGCACACCATCGCGCTGCTGCTGGAACTGACCAACCGCGTGGCCCAGTACCACGATGCGGTGCAGCGGGGTGAGTGGAGCCGTTCTGCGGATTTCACTCTGGTGGCGCAGCCGCTCACGGAACTCAAGGGCCGCTCGCTCGGGATCGTCGGGTTGGGCCGGATCGGTGCCCGCGTCGCTGCCATTGCCGCTGCATTGGGGATGGAGATCCTCGCCTGCAACCCGCGCAGCAGGGTGGCCCCGGAAGGAATCTTAGTCCAGTGGTTGGAACTAGATGATCTCTTCGCCCAGGCGGACGTGGTAAGCCTGCACTGCCCGTTGACGGAAGCAAACGAAAGAATGGTCAACGCAGGGAGGCTCCGCCTGATGCGCCCCCATGCGTTGCTCATCAACACCTCGCGCGGCGGGCTGGTCAACGAGTGCGATCTGGCCGAGGCACTTAACGCCGGGCTGATCGCCGGCGCAGCCGTCGACGTCGCTGCGATCGAACCGATTCCGGCCGAAAGTCCGCTGCTGCACGCCAAAAACTGCATCATTACCCCGCACGTTGCCTGGGCCACGCTGGCCGCCCGCCGCCGCCTGATGGCGACGACGTCTGGCAACATTGCAGCTTTCCTCGCAGGTACCCCGCAGAACGTGGTGAACGGGGTGCAGGTGGTCTAACCACCGTCAAATCCACCCTGGAATCCCCCCTCCGTAAAGGGGGGACTCCAGGGCACGTGGCCGCTGGTCGTCAACATCTTCAGACTCCCCGAAACTATAAGTGACCTTCACAGATGGTTGATGCGGCTTTCCCGGCGGCACTTCATGGCTGGCCATTTTCCGATAGCTCCCGTTCGTGGCAACACTCCTTCGAGTGCCTCGTACTTTCCGGATTGGCATTACGCTTTTTAAGCACGAAGCACCTTTCGCTACGGGGGATATCGGGCCGCTCTTCGTTAACCCCCTGTAGTTGCACTGAAAATGCTGTTTTGCCCGCCTGCTCCACACCGTTTGTGGAAAGTGCTGTGGAAAAGGCGTTGAAGACAGAGAAAAGCCTTTGTAAATTGCCCGCATCTGCAGATTGCCTAGAGAATAGGCACTGTCACGGTAACGTAGTTTCTGCTGTACCTTCAATTATATCGGCTAGTTACGCTAAGGGCGCGGTCTTTCGGGGAAAAGACCTGTCAAGCTTTTTCTTCACGCTGCACTGTCGAGGTTCGTGTTGTCGCTCACCGAACAAATGATCGGCATTCCTTAATTCTTGACATGCCGCGGGAGGCTGTGTTAATTGGTAAAACCTTTTATTTCCAATAAGTTGTTTTTACGCGAACGACTGTTTGATGTGAAGAAACAAGCAGGGGGGATCATGTCGAAAGAGATCAATTTGACGGTCGGGGCGCTTTTGGATGACATCGCCGGAAAATATCCCGATAACGAGGCGCTGGTCTACGTGGAGCGCGGGCTGCGCTATACCTATCGCGAGTTCAACGAGCGGTGCCGCCAGGTGGCCAAGGGCCTGTTGCGCATGGGGGTGAAGAAGGGCGATCACCTCGCTATCTGGGCCTATAACGTGCCGGAGTGGGTGACGCTGCAGTTCGCAACGGCCAAAATCGGTGCGGTGCTGGTAACGGTCAACACCAGTTACAAGTCTGCGGAGCTTGAGTACCTTCTCAAGCAGTCCGACTCCAGCGTGCTGTTCCTGGTGCAGGGGTTCAAGGATACTAATTATATTGAGACGCTGGGCAGCGTGGTCCCGGAGCTTGCCGGCAGCAAGCCGGGAGAACTGGCGAGCGTTGCACTCCCCTGCCTCAAGCACGTGGTTTTCCTCGGCGAAGGTGCACCGGACGGGATGATCAACTTCGAGCACATCATCGAACTCGGCGCGCAGGTTTCCGATGCCGAACTGGAGGCGGTCGAGCAGACCCTCTCCATCCACGACGTGATCAACATGCAGTACACTTCGGGAACCACCGGGTTCCCCAAAGGGGTCATGCTGACCCACCACAACGTGGTCAACAACGGCTTCAACATCGGCGAGTGCATGCGCTTCACCGAGAAGGACCGCCTCTGCATCCCGGTTCCCTTCTTCCACTGCTTCGGTTGCGTGCTGGGCGTCATGGCCTGCGTCACCCACGGCACCACCATGGTCCCGGTGGAAATCTTCGACCCGCTCAAGGTGCTGCAGGCCATCGAGCAGGAGCGCTGCACCGCCGTGCACGGCGTCCCGACCATGTTCATCGCCGAACTGGAGCACCCGCGCTTCGCCGAGTTCGACCTTACCTCGCTGCGGACCGGCATCATGGCCGGCTCCAACTGCCCCATCGAGGTGATGCGGCGCGTGATCCGCGACATGCACGCCAGCGAGATCACTATAGCCTACGGCCAGACCGAGTCCTCACCGGTTATCACCCAGACCCGTACCGACGACCCCATCGAGTTGAAGGTCGCCACCGTCGGCCGCGTGCTCCCCAACGTCGAGTTGAAAATCGTCGACATCGAGACCGGCGCGGAACTGCCTCCGGGCAAGCAGGGCGAGCTGTGCACACGCGGCTACCTGGTCATGAAGGGGTACTACAAGATGCCGGAGGAGACCGCCAAGGCGATTGATGCCGACGGCTGGCTCCACACCGGCGACCTCGCCGTCATGGACGAAAACGGCTACTGCAAGATCACCGGCAGGATCAAGAACATGATTATCCGCGGCGGCGAGAACATTTACCCGCGCGAGATCGAGGAGTTCCTCTACACCCACCCGAAGATCTCCGACATCCAGGTTTATGGCGTCCCCGACCGTAAGTACGGTGAGCAGGTAATGGCCGCCGTGGTCCTGAAGCAGGGGTGCGAGATGACCGAGGAGGAGGTCAAGGAGTTCTGCCGCGGCAGGATCGCCAACTACAAGATCCCCAAGTACGTCCGCTTCGTCGACTCCTACCCGATGACCGCCAGCGGGAAAATCCAGAAGTTCAAACTGCGCGAAATGGCGATACGCGAACTGCAGCTGGAAGAAAATGTCTGATCGTCGGCACAGCGTTGCTAATAACCCCTTGATCTGACTGGCCTGCGGGGTTGACGCGGTACCAATTGTGAGTTATCTTTCCCTCTCCTCCTCATGAGCTTCGCTCGTGGGGAGAGGGGAGGGAATATGCGGCTTACGCCGAAGAACGAACTGGAATACCGCTACAGGAAACTGCAAGTCGAGATGGTGGCCGCGAGCATGGACGCGGTCCTCATGGTGCAAAACGCCGACCTGTTTTATTTCACCGGAACCGTGCAGACCGGTGTGCTCTACGTTCCCGCCTCGGGGCGTCCGCTGTACCTCGTGCGCCGCGACTTCATGCGCGCGCGCATGGAGAGCGGGCTCGCCGACGTGGTACCGCTCCCTTCCCTGAACCAGTTGGCCGGACTGATCACCGAGCACGGCCACCCGCTGCCGCAACGCCTCGGCCTCGAGCTGGACGTCCTGCCGGTCAACCTCTACCATAGGTACTTCTCCCTCTTTCCCAACACCCAGGCGCTGGACGCCTCGCCCGCCATCAGGCGGGTGCGCATGACCAAAAGCCACTACGAGATCCACATCCTCCAGGATGCCGGCACCCAGGCCGACAAGATGTACCGGCGCGCCGTCGAGGTGGTACGTGAGGGGATGAGCGAAGTCGAGCTCGCTTCCGAACTGGAACGCGTTGGGCGCCAGGAGGGGCACCAGGGGTACGTCCGGATGCGCGCCTTCAACGGCGAGCTCTCCGGTGTCCAGGTCCTCTCCGGTGCCGACGGTGCCGCTCCCGCCTGCACCAACACGGCCCTGGGCGGCATGGGGCTCACCCCCGCCTTCGGGCACGGTGCCAGCTACAACAGGATCCGGCGCGACGAACCGATCATCGTCGACTTTGCCAGCTGCTATGACGGCTACCTGGCGGACCAGACCCGGGTCTTCGCCATCGGCTCGGTGTCCGAGCGCATGCGGCGCGGCTATGACGACATGCTGCGCATCGAGGACCTGATGATGGAGCGTGCCGTCGAGGGGGCGAGCTGGGGGGGGATCTATGACGCCTGTCTGGACCTGGCGCGGCGCATGGGCTACGCGGAGCACTTCATGGGGACTCCGGGCAGCCAGATCTCTTTCATAGGCCATGGTCTGGGCATTGAAATAGACGAATATCCTTTCATAGCGAAAGGGTTCTCCGATGAGACCCTGCAGGTCGGTATGGCCTTTGCCTTCGAGCCGAAACTCGTGTTTCCCGGTGAAGGCGCCGTCGGCATCGAAAATTCATTTTATCTCTCGGAACAAGGACTTAAGCGGCTCACCTTCTCAAGCCAGGAACTGGTACTGCTATAACGTGAATTAAAATGTATGCAAAATACTAGAACACAATTTTTTTGTGTTGAAATTGGATCTGTGCAATGGTATACATTTGAAAAATCTTTGTATACAGTATACCTACCTCACGCAACCGGCCGAGTGCTATCGGCGACCGGCGCGGTGTCAGCGGAAGATTCGATTGTTTAATTCGACGTATGTACCTCAACCCCAACAGAAAAGGAGATCTGGCACATGACGCAATTGAAAGAGAAGTTGTTTGAGAAGATCCAGGCCCACCGTCCCCGCATCACCAGACTGACCAAGGAGTTCGGCTCCGTGATCATCGACAAGGTGGACATCGGTCAGTGCATCGGCGGCGCCCGCGACATCAGGTCGCTCGTCACCGACATCTCCTATCTTGATCCGCAGGAAGGTATCCGCTTCCGTGGCAAGACCATCCCGGAGACCTTCGAGGCCCTGCCGAAAGCAGCCGGCTCCGAGTATCCGACCGTCGAGTCCTTCTGGTACTTCCTGCTGACCGGTGAGGTTCCGTCCCTCGAGCAGGTTGCTGCCGTCGAGGCAGAGTTCAAGACCCGTCAGGTCGTGCCCGAGTACGTGTACACCGCCGTGCGCGCTCTCCCGAAAGAGAGCCACCCGATGGTCATGCTTTCCGTCGGCATCATGGCTATGCAGAAAGACTCCAAGTTCGCTGCTTTCTACAGCGGCGGCAAGTTCAACAAGATGGACGCCTGGGAGTACGTGTACGAGGATGCCAGCGACATCGTCGCCCGTATCCCGGTTCTCGCCGCATTCATCTACAACCTGAAGTATCGCGGTGACAAGCAGATCGCCATCGATCCGAAACTCGACATGGGCGCGAACTTCGCCCACATGATCGGGCAGAGCGAGCAGTACAAGGACGTGGCCAGGATGTACTTCATCCTCCACTCCGACCACGAGTCCGGCAACGTTTCGGCCCACACCACCCACCTGGTGCACTCGGCCCTCTCCGACCCGTACTACGCGTACTCCGCAGGCCTCAACGGACTGGCAGGCCCGCTGCACGGCCTGGCTAACCAGGAAGTTCTCGGCTGGATCATGGAGTTCCAGAAGAAGCTCAACGGCGCCGAGCCGACCAAAGAGAACGTCACCAAGGCTCTCTGGGATACCCTCAACGCAGGCCAGGTTGTTCCGGGCTACGGCCACGCCGTTCTCAGGAAGACCGACCCGCGCTACACCGCACAGCGCGAGTTCTGCCTCAAGACCCCGGGCCTCAAGGACGATCCGCTGTTCAAGCTGGTCGCCATGATCTTCGAGACCGCCCCGGGCGTCCTCACCGAGCACGGCAAGACCAAGAACCCCTGGCCGAACGTCGACGCACAGTCCGGCGTCATCCAGTGGTACTACGGCCTCAAGGAGTGGGACTTCTACACCGTTCTCTTCGGTGTGGGCCGCGCTCTGGGCTGCATGGCTAACATCACTTGGGACCGCGGCCTTGGCTACGCCATCGAGCGTCCGAAGTCCGTCACCACCGACATGCTCGAGAAGTGGGCTGCCGAGGGCGGCAGGAAGATGTAATTCGGCTTTTGCCGGCCAACTGTAATATGAGAAGAGGGGACACCCAGGTGTCCCCTCTTTTTTTTGATTGATTCGGGATTTGAACAGCCCGCCTGTCGCTGCAAAGAACAGCATACCGATCCACGGAGCGCAGCACGCGCACTAGCGTCCTCCCCTTTGTGAAGGGGAGACAGAGGGAATTTGCTGTTGGGGTAGACCAGCAGTCGAGAGTTGAAGGTGGGTATTCTGGAGATGCTCACGCCAGCAGGTGAATATATAGGGGATGACTTTAGTTCGGGAAGAGATGTTGCTGGTGTGTTGCAAAGCCCCCCTTGTCCCCCCTTCGCAAAAGGGCGGAACTCTGCGCCGCGTGCAAAGCCTATTCGTCAAGACTCGTGACAGCTGAACCTTTAGGGGAGGGAGAGAGAGCACGTGCCGCATGGGGGAGGGGAGGGGTAAAGAAAAGCCGCCCACGGGAATGAGCGGCTGACAGGGGCGGTAGCTTACTACTGCTGTTCGCCGAATACCTCGGCGCTGAAGACATACAGGTCGGCGCCTTCCTTCCAGTCGTCCTTCTTGAGGCCGGCCTTCAGCGCGGTCTGGTTCAGGAAGGTCTCCCGGTCCCAGTGGTGCTCCACGGCGACCTGGGGGAGCAGGACCCCGCGCGAGAAGTTCTTCTCCAGGTACAGGCCGTGCTTGCCCACTTCCACCTCTTCCGGGGAAGAGATCTTGCTCAGGGGGGACAGCACGGATATCTCCAGTTCGAAGTCGGCCAGGTCGGCCTCTTTCATCGGGTAGAAACGCGGGTCCCTGGTCGCGGCGGAGGCGGCCATCTCCTGCACCAGCTGGTAGAGCGGCTTGTCCGAGTTGAAGTTGCCGATGCACCCCCGGAGCGCCCCCTGCTTCTTGATGGTGACAAAGCACCCGTGTGGCAAGGAGAGCTTGTCGTCGGTCACTTGCTGCATCTTCAGTTTGCCGGTCTGGACCGTGGCAGTGATCGCCTCCCGGGCCAGGTCCAGAAGAAGTTTTTTGTCTGCGGAATTGAGCGTATCGTTCACGGCGTCCCCCTGGGTGGCGTTGCTCCGTGCTCGCCATGGATTAATTGGGCCAAAATAATATATTTGCGAGCCGTTTACAAGAAAGAACCGTGCTGTGGCCCCAGGTTCGCTCCCGTTTTTTTACCTCTTACGGGTAAGGGGCGGTGTGCTGGCCATGCTCTGCCGAGTGAATGAGGTGGGCATCGCGTCGGGTCGGTAGTGCAGGAAGCCGCGTCGGGCAGGTTTTTTGACGCTAAAACGGCAGGTTGTGCCGCTGGCCGGGTTTTGGGGGCGCCTTTCCCGTGCCCGTCCAACAACGGAATTTGGTTTCCTGCATGTTTGGCGGGGCCATCCAAATGTTCCGGATAATCTTTTAATAATTTTTTGCGATTTCCAGCTTTAAAAACTGTTGACTTTTCCAGGAATGCTAGTATATTCGCCCTTTGTTGTCGCACGAAAAAAACCATGCGCTTTGCGCAGTAATGGTAAATCTAAAAAGAAAAGAGGTGATATCGTCAATGAAAAAACTGATCTCCTTGGCACTTTGCCTGGCTCTGGCCCTGTCCTTTGCTGCTGGCTGCAAGAAGAAAGAAGAGGCTCCGGCTGCTCCGGCTGCTGAGCAGGCTGCTCCGGCCGCTCCGGCTCAGGCTCCGATGTCCTCCGCTAAAGCTCCGGAAGCTGCTCCGGCTGCTCCGGCTGCACCGGCCGCTCCGGCTGAGAAGAAGTAAGCTGAAGCAGGGTCTCCCTGTTTCACGAAGCCCACAGATCCATCTGTGGGCTTTTTTTTGTCTCTCTATCCGGCCATTTGCCTTGACAACGGGCGGACTGGAATGCTAATTAGAAGGGTCGTCAACTACAATGAGTTCGGAGGAAACAATGGAAAGAACATTTGCCATCATAAAGCCTGATGCAGTTGAGAGGAACGTCACCGGCAAGGTGCTTGCCATGATCGAGGCCGGCGGCTTCAAGATCGTCGGCATGAAGAAGATCCTTCTCTCCAGGGCACAGGCAGAGGGCTTCTACTACGTGCACAAAGAGCGTCCGTTCTTCGGCGACCTCTGCACCTTCATGTCCCGCGGCCCGGTCATCGCGCTGGTGCTGGAGAAGGAAAACGCCATCGCCGACTGGCGCGGCCTGATGGGCGCCACCAACCCGGCTAACGCCGAGGCAGGCACCATCCGCAAGGAACTGGGCGTGAGCATCGAGGAGAACACCGTACACGGTTCCGACTCCCCGGAGTCCGCTTCCTACGAGATCCCCTACTTCTTCAATCAGCTGGAACTGGTTTAATTCGAAGCAGGTTCAGGCAGATCAAGAGCCCTTCGCGAGAAGGGCTTTTTTAGTATCCGGAAAGCATGGAAAAGACCGATATAAAGAATTTGACCCTCTCCGGGCTCGAGGCCTACATTTCCGGCCTGGGCAAGGAGCGTTTCCGCGCCAAGCAGATCTTCAAGTGGCTCTACCAGATGGACGCCATGGACTTCGACGAGATGACCAACGTCTCCAAGGATTTCCGGGCGGTACTGAAGGAGCGGGCCGAGATCAGCAACCTGGTCCCCGAGGCTGTCGAGGCGTCGGAGGACGGCACCAGGAAATACCTGTTCCGGTTGCAGGACGGCGCCAGCGTCGAGAGCGTTCTCATCCCCGACGAGGGGAGGAACACGCTCTGCATCTCCAGCCAGGTTGGCTGTGCCATGAAGTGCGCCTTCTGCCTGACCGGAACCTTTGGCCTGGCCCGCAACCTGACCACGGCAGAGATAGTGAACCAGGTCTGCGCGGTGAAGCGCGAGCATCCGGTGAACAACATCGTCTTCATGGGCATGGGGGAGCCTCTGGCCAACCTGGGTGCTGTCATCCCGGCGGTGAACATCCTGACCGACCCTGACGGCTTCCAGTTCTCCACCCGTAAGGTCACCGTCTCTACGTCGGGGCTGGTCCCCGAGATGGCGGAACTGGGGCGCGGCTGCACCGTGAACCTCGCGGTGTCACTGAATGCCACCACGGACGAGGTCAGGGACCAGATCATGCCGGTGAACCGCGCCTACCCCCTGAAGGAGCTTTTGGCCGCCTGCAAGGCGTTCCCGCTTCCTTCGCGGCGCTGGATTACCATCGAGTACGTCATGATCCG
Protein-coding sequences here:
- the cysE gene encoding serine O-acetyltransferase, whose protein sequence is MLARLKSDIKAVFDRDPAARSVLEVIFCYPGLHALWFHRVAHWLWKHELFFLGRFTSHLGRFFTGIEIHPGATIGKGFFIDHGMGVVIGETAEIGDNVTLYHGVTLGGVSWEKVKRHPTLMDNVVIGSGAKILGPFTVGKDSKVGSNSVVVKEVPPNSTVVGIPGRVVMATEKPQDRPDLEHGKMPDPEAKAISCLFDQIRELERKYAALAAEHEALKKKIG
- the miaA gene encoding tRNA (adenosine(37)-N6)-dimethylallyltransferase MiaA encodes the protein MVTGGSKAPAPPNLLVILGATASGKTRLGVQLAQRLQGEIISADSRQVFRGMDIGTGKDLHEYQGVPYHLIDVAPPGHEFNLFQFQRLFLDSFSDISQRGRLPVLVGGSGMYLDCVLRGYRLVEVPEDPGLREELAALSMAELTERLVRANPGLHNSTDLTDPSRLVRAIEIAEYQGGDAEPWPEMTPFTIGIRWERAQLRERITKRLRERLEAGMIEEVQRLHDAGTGWDRFEFYGLEYRYVARYLKGELSRNDMFQKLNAAIHDFAKKQENWFKRMQTHGTVIHWVEGAGDPLSESLDLLTSFKQG
- a CDS encoding S41 family peptidase — its product is MLKKAFAITAVAAVLSAIFFLAPLLDKEERARRSEAEYISMFKEVVDIVKESYVDKVDDKKLMTGAINGMLAALDPHSTYLPVTEYSEMKVHMAGAFGGVGIELDMRNGKLMVNAPIEDTPAFRAGILAGDHIFQIDGKPTKDLPINECVSRMRGTPGTQVTLTIVREGAAKPLTFRLTRAIIKTKSLKARLLEPGYGYVRIAEFQERTGEDFDKALKTLAADNGAPLSGLILDLRYNPGGLVDQAYRVADRFIGEGLSNGDIVTTKGRDAASVQTLTATIGEKEPKYPMVVLINGGSASASEIVAGALQDHKRAVIMGTQSFGKGSVQSVMTLNNGDGLKLTTALYYTPSGRSIQAKGITPDIVVDFAKPVAAKKETDPEIREQDLDGHMQGAQETTPGAPETKPVPATKPAAPPTPGHPPLLPKVNGVGKEPSEQELLQRDNQLSRALELIKGVNVLKKGLVR
- a CDS encoding DUF502 domain-containing protein yields the protein MDNIIKHFKGKFITGLFVVVPLGITIFILKFLFNFADGILGSYLDSLLAALINDHSYIPGLGMLTGMVVIYLSGVLATNVMGTRILRWWDDLFSRIPLVKSIYNSSKQLTQVFKEGKTSYRRAVFVEWPRTGVRAVGFVTAEVERDGEKLVVVYVPTMPNPTSGFALFFRESEVYDCGMTVEDAVKFVVSGGVVVH
- a CDS encoding D-2-hydroxyacid dehydrogenase, with amino-acid sequence MKIVVLDGYTLNPGDNSWDAVAAFGELVVHDRTPEELVLERCRGAQIVLTNKTRLGAATLAQLPELRLICVLATGYNVVDLATSAQLGIPVVNVPEYGSDSVAQHTIALLLELTNRVAQYHDAVQRGEWSRSADFTLVAQPLTELKGRSLGIVGLGRIGARVAAIAAALGMEILACNPRSRVAPEGILVQWLELDDLFAQADVVSLHCPLTEANERMVNAGRLRLMRPHALLINTSRGGLVNECDLAEALNAGLIAGAAVDVAAIEPIPAESPLLHAKNCIITPHVAWATLAARRRLMATTSGNIAAFLAGTPQNVVNGVQVV
- a CDS encoding AMP-binding protein produces the protein MSKEINLTVGALLDDIAGKYPDNEALVYVERGLRYTYREFNERCRQVAKGLLRMGVKKGDHLAIWAYNVPEWVTLQFATAKIGAVLVTVNTSYKSAELEYLLKQSDSSVLFLVQGFKDTNYIETLGSVVPELAGSKPGELASVALPCLKHVVFLGEGAPDGMINFEHIIELGAQVSDAELEAVEQTLSIHDVINMQYTSGTTGFPKGVMLTHHNVVNNGFNIGECMRFTEKDRLCIPVPFFHCFGCVLGVMACVTHGTTMVPVEIFDPLKVLQAIEQERCTAVHGVPTMFIAELEHPRFAEFDLTSLRTGIMAGSNCPIEVMRRVIRDMHASEITIAYGQTESSPVITQTRTDDPIELKVATVGRVLPNVELKIVDIETGAELPPGKQGELCTRGYLVMKGYYKMPEETAKAIDADGWLHTGDLAVMDENGYCKITGRIKNMIIRGGENIYPREIEEFLYTHPKISDIQVYGVPDRKYGEQVMAAVVLKQGCEMTEEEVKEFCRGRIANYKIPKYVRFVDSYPMTASGKIQKFKLREMAIRELQLEENV